In Electrophorus electricus isolate fEleEle1 chromosome 12, fEleEle1.pri, whole genome shotgun sequence, a single window of DNA contains:
- the lbx2 gene encoding transcription factor LBX2 has translation MTSSKDMKTGSVLQSSGEERRRGPLDQLPPPANSNKPLTPFSIEDILNKPSVKKSVANLCPPRALEKVTGSSAVRNGITTPSSPLCALEELASKTFKGLEVSVIQAAEGREHLNAFGQRQASKKRRKSRTAFTNHQIYELEKRFLYQKYLSPADRDQIAQQLGLTNAQVITWFQNRRAKLKRDLEEMKADVESLKKIPPQALQKLVAMEDMDDPQGGSGPISPSISPSSHGHRAFPQSPPSSRGQTTDEFSEEDEEIEVDD, from the exons ATGACCTCCAGTAAAGACATGAAGACAGGCTCTGTTTTGCAGTCCAGCGGCGAGGAGAGGAGACGGGGTCCTTTGGACCAACTCCCACCCCCTGCCAACTCCAACAAGCCTCTCACCCCATTTAGTATTGAGGATATTTTAAACAAACCTTCTGTAAAGAAATCGGTCGCTAATCTCTGCCCACCCCGAGCGCTCGAGAAAGTGACTGGCTCGAGTGCGGTTCGCAACGGTATCACCACTCCTTCGTCGCCGTTATGCGCTCTGGAGGAGCTAgcaagtaaaacatttaaaggtcTTGAAGTCAGCGTTATACAAGCAGCAGAAG GTCGTGAACATTTAAACGCCTTCGGCCAACGACAGGCGTCCAAGAAGCGACGAAAGTCCCGCACCGCTTTCACGAACCATCAGATCTACGAACTGGAAAAACGCTTTTTGTATCAGAAGTATCTGTCACCAGCCGACAGAGATCAAATAGCACAGCAGCTGGGTCTGACCAACGCGCAGGTTATCACCTGGTTCCAGAACCGACGAGCCAAGCTCAAGAGAGACTTGGAAGAAATGAAGGCAGACGTTGAGTCCCTCAAGAAAATCCCACCGCAGGCATTGCAGAAACTGGTGGCCATGGAAGACATGGATGACCCCCAGGGTGGATCGGGTCCAATCTCCCCCAGTATATCTCCATCTTCACACGGCCACAGAGCCTTCCCTCAGTCACCGCCCTCTTCCAGAGGCCAAACCACAGACGAGTTCtctgaggaggatgaagaaatTGAAGTGGACGATTGA